The Streptomyces achromogenes DNA segment AACGTGCGCCGCCACGCGTACGGTGCCGCGGTGGCCGTACGGGTCGACCTGGCCGGGTCCCGGCTGCGGGTCGAGGTGCACAACACCGCGCCAGGTGGTCGCCATTCGGGCCCGGTGGGCGGGCGCGGCGGCTTCGGGCTGGTCGGTTTGCGCGAACGCGTCGAAGCGGTGGAGGGCACGCTGACCGCCGTCCCCACCGACGACGGCGGCTGGCGCGTGACCGCCGACTTCCCCGTGCTGGCCGCTGTGGCAGGATCACCGGCGTGAACGACACGGCGATCCGGGTACTGATCGCGGACGACCAGGAACTGGTCCGCATGGGCTTCCGGCTGATCCTCGACGCACAGCCCGGCATCGAGGTGGTCGCCGAGGTCGCCGACGGCGCCGCCTGCGTGGAGCTGGCCCGCCGGTTGAGCCCGGACGTGTGCCTGGTCGACATCCGGATGCCGAAACTGGACGGCCTGGACGTCACCCGTGCCCTGGCGGGACCCGGAGTCCACCACCCGACGCGGGTCGTGGTGATCACCACGTTCGACCAGGACGACTACGTGCACACCGCGCTGCGCAACGGGGCCTGCGGCTTCCTGCTCAAGGACGCTCCGCCCAGCCTGCTGATCGAGGCGGTGCGTGCCGCCGCCCGCGGCGACGCGCTGGTCTCCCCCGCCGTCACCGTCCGGCTGCTGAAGCAACTGTCCGCCACGCGACCCGCCCCGGACGCCGACAGTCCCCTCACCGACCGCGAGCTGGACGTGGCCCGGCTCGTCGCGGTGGGCCGCACCAACCAGGAGATCTGCGAGCAACTGGTGGTGTCA contains these protein-coding regions:
- a CDS encoding response regulator, which translates into the protein MNDTAIRVLIADDQELVRMGFRLILDAQPGIEVVAEVADGAACVELARRLSPDVCLVDIRMPKLDGLDVTRALAGPGVHHPTRVVVITTFDQDDYVHTALRNGACGFLLKDAPPSLLIEAVRAAARGDALVSPAVTVRLLKQLSATRPAPDADSPLTDRELDVARLVAVGRTNQEICEQLVVSLSTVKTHLANIQQKIHARNRVEIAAWAWESGTVRAR